One genomic segment of Labilithrix sp. includes these proteins:
- the ada gene encoding bifunctional DNA-binding transcriptional regulator/O6-methylguanine-DNA methyltransferase Ada: MNSRARGGVSRRARGRSLPRMDITKDPRWTALVNRDASADGSFFYSVATTGVYCRPSCGARTPRPENVAFHRRAADAERAGFRACKRCKPDGPPREAEQARVVAELCRLIETSEAAPTLAVLAERAGWSPFHLHRVFKEVTGLTPRAYAAAHRAKAVRARLAEAPSVTAAMHDAGYGSSSRFYERADAILGMTPRRFRSGGAGATIRFAVGECSLGSILVAASERGVCAIALGDDPEALTHDLEDRFPRAELAPGDAAFERLVAKVIGFVDGRTERFELPLDVRGTAFQERVWQALRAIPRGRTITYTELAARIGAPRAVRGVASACAANPVALAIPCHRVVAKDGSLAGYRWGIDRKRALLARERRRAG; the protein is encoded by the coding sequence ATGAATTCGAGAGCAAGGGGCGGAGTGTCGAGGCGGGCGCGCGGACGTAGCTTGCCGCGTATGGACATCACGAAAGACCCTCGCTGGACCGCGCTCGTGAACCGCGACGCGAGCGCGGACGGCTCGTTCTTCTACTCCGTCGCCACGACCGGCGTGTACTGCCGGCCTTCGTGCGGCGCGCGCACGCCGCGGCCCGAGAACGTCGCGTTCCACCGCCGCGCCGCCGACGCCGAGCGGGCGGGGTTCCGCGCGTGCAAGCGCTGCAAGCCGGACGGGCCGCCGCGCGAAGCCGAGCAGGCGCGCGTCGTCGCGGAGCTGTGCCGGCTCATCGAGACGTCCGAGGCCGCGCCGACGCTCGCGGTCCTCGCGGAGCGCGCGGGCTGGAGCCCGTTCCACCTCCATCGCGTGTTCAAGGAGGTCACCGGCCTCACGCCGCGCGCGTACGCCGCGGCCCACCGCGCGAAGGCGGTCCGCGCGCGGCTGGCGGAGGCGCCGAGCGTGACGGCGGCGATGCACGACGCGGGCTACGGCTCGTCGAGCCGCTTCTACGAGCGCGCCGACGCGATCCTCGGGATGACGCCGCGGCGCTTCCGCTCCGGCGGCGCGGGCGCGACGATCCGCTTCGCGGTGGGGGAGTGCTCGCTCGGCTCGATCCTCGTCGCCGCGAGCGAGCGCGGCGTCTGCGCGATCGCGCTCGGCGACGATCCCGAGGCGCTCACGCACGACCTCGAAGACCGCTTCCCGCGCGCGGAGCTCGCGCCGGGCGACGCCGCGTTCGAGCGCCTCGTCGCGAAGGTGATCGGCTTCGTCGACGGGCGCACCGAGCGCTTCGAGCTCCCGCTCGACGTCCGCGGCACCGCGTTCCAGGAGCGCGTCTGGCAGGCGCTCCGCGCGATCCCGCGCGGCCGCACGATCACGTACACCGAGCTCGCCGCGCGCATCGGCGCCCCGCGCGCGGTCCGCGGCGTCGCGAGCGCGTGCGCCGCGAACCCGGTCGCGCTCGCGATCCCGTGCCACCGCGTCGTCGCCAAGGACGGCAGCCTCGCCGGCTACCGGTGGGGGATCGACCGAAAACGCGCCCTCCTCGCGCGCGAGCGGCGAAGAGCCGGTTGA
- a CDS encoding class I SAM-dependent methyltransferase — translation MNPPARYLVCVVAGALAGFAVAWVARMPIAEAPAFPVTSSAPTPTPSVATQAAFERIYENSEWGENDAGLGTSGSGSTVEATAVYRAFLTQFMRDNDIHSVVDAGCGDWEFSQTIDWSGIHYKGFDIVPAVIARDKAQFGKPNIEFFHADIVKTELPEADLLLSKHVLQHLPSADIKTFLAQLPKFKHALITNGVSPRTFSARNVDIQAGAYRELDITQPPFGVAGSKVLSYWDGHHMHQVVHVRRK, via the coding sequence ATGAACCCGCCTGCTCGGTACCTCGTCTGCGTCGTCGCCGGAGCGCTCGCGGGGTTCGCCGTGGCGTGGGTCGCGCGGATGCCCATCGCCGAGGCGCCCGCGTTTCCGGTGACCTCGAGCGCACCGACGCCGACGCCGTCGGTCGCCACGCAGGCGGCCTTCGAGAGGATCTACGAAAACAGCGAGTGGGGAGAGAACGACGCCGGCCTCGGCACGTCAGGGTCGGGCTCGACGGTCGAGGCGACCGCGGTCTATCGCGCATTCCTCACCCAGTTCATGCGCGACAACGACATCCATTCCGTGGTGGACGCGGGCTGCGGCGATTGGGAATTTTCGCAGACGATCGACTGGTCGGGTATCCACTACAAGGGATTCGACATCGTTCCGGCCGTCATCGCGCGCGACAAGGCGCAATTCGGTAAGCCGAACATCGAGTTCTTCCACGCCGACATCGTCAAGACGGAGCTGCCGGAGGCCGACCTCCTCCTCTCGAAGCACGTGCTCCAGCACCTGCCCTCCGCGGACATCAAGACGTTCCTCGCGCAGCTGCCGAAGTTCAAGCACGCGTTGATCACGAACGGCGTCAGTCCGCGCACGTTCTCGGCTCGCAACGTGGACATTCAGGCCGGCGCGTACCGCGAGCTCGACATCACGCAGCCACCGTTCGGCGTCGCCGGCTCGAAGGTGCTCTCCTACTGGGACGGCCACCACATGCACCAAGTGGTGCACGTCCGTCGCAAGTAA
- a CDS encoding serine/threonine-protein phosphatase: protein MSDAPSSPHYVSVAGTTHVGKVREKNEDAFVVADLTGGALLQDRAHARFDVGERGVLLAVSDGMGGAQAGEVASAIVVDTLTREVGSAPLETPRDATLTEAVKAAHEAVRERGQHDHAKMGATLTALFVRAGRAYIAEVGDSRAYLVRSGAIAQVTKDQSMVQMLVDSGVLKPEDASNSPMRNVILQAMGHQREIKIAVGKLELRDRDCLVLCSDGLTVHVSDEEIKQAVVGQRPEAAVESLLNLALERGGKDNVTIIVAGIGGELAPPAPEESAEKAVEVIKAFEPKPT from the coding sequence ATGTCCGACGCCCCGAGCTCGCCTCACTACGTCAGCGTTGCCGGCACGACCCACGTCGGCAAAGTCCGGGAGAAGAACGAGGACGCCTTCGTCGTCGCCGACCTCACCGGCGGCGCCCTCCTCCAGGATCGCGCCCACGCGCGCTTCGACGTGGGCGAGCGCGGCGTCTTGCTCGCGGTGTCCGACGGCATGGGCGGCGCGCAGGCGGGGGAGGTCGCGAGCGCGATCGTCGTCGACACGCTGACGCGCGAGGTCGGCTCCGCGCCGCTCGAGACCCCGCGCGACGCGACGCTGACCGAGGCGGTGAAGGCGGCGCACGAGGCGGTCCGCGAGCGCGGGCAGCACGACCACGCCAAGATGGGCGCGACGCTCACCGCGCTCTTCGTCCGCGCCGGGCGCGCGTACATCGCGGAGGTCGGCGACTCGCGCGCGTACCTCGTTCGCTCCGGCGCGATCGCGCAGGTGACGAAGGACCAGAGCATGGTGCAGATGCTCGTCGACAGCGGCGTGCTGAAGCCGGAGGACGCGAGCAACTCGCCGATGCGCAACGTCATCCTCCAGGCGATGGGGCATCAGCGCGAGATCAAGATCGCGGTCGGGAAGCTGGAGCTCCGCGATCGCGACTGCCTCGTCCTCTGCTCCGACGGCCTCACCGTTCACGTCAGCGACGAGGAGATCAAGCAGGCCGTCGTCGGCCAGCGCCCCGAGGCCGCGGTCGAGTCGCTCCTGAACCTCGCGCTCGAGCGCGGCGGGAAGGACAACGTCACGATCATCGTCGCCGGCATCGGCGGCGAGCTCGCGCCCCCCGCCCCGGAGGAGAGCGCCGAGAAGGCGGTCGAGGTCATCAAGGCGTTCGAGCCGAAGCCGACCTGA